In the genome of Pseudanabaena mucicola str. Chao 1806, the window TAGCTCGACGAGGGCAACAGTACCAGCAAAGAAAGTATAGATTCCGTATTGGATGGGCGGCTTTTGGGAAGCAGGTGCATAAATATAGGCAATCACTGCTTCAATACAATGGATGATGATGGCAAATCGTCCAAATAGTGATATTGGAATAAGGATAGACATTTGAGGCTCAATTACTCCACCACAAATCTTCCATAACTCCAATCCAATCGAGCTAGCAATGAGAAGCGTCGATGTCCATTTAATCGCAAAAAAAATTTGTTTTCTCATACTGTGATTATCTACCTGTCCTGTCGCAACTTGCTGTAAATAAAACTATACTAGAAACTCATTAAGTCTTACTCTCAAAACCTCAGTTATGGCACAAACTAAGATCTATGGAAATGCTGATTTTATCCAGCAGCATCGCAAAGTTCTATCATCGACAATTCATTCCTGTGTTGTGGATGCTCTAAACTATCCATCCGAAAAGAAGTTTCAAAGATTCTTTCCATTACAAGCCGAAGACTTTGAATATCCTAGCGATCGCAGTGAAAAATATATCATCATCGAAATCTTACTATTTTCAGGTCGTTCTGTAGAAGCGAAAAAATCCCTATATCACTTATTGTTTGAGCGATTAAAAGAAAAGCTAGATATTGCCCCCATAGATATTGAAATTATCCTCATCGAGATACCGAGACATAATTGGGGACTGCGGGGTGTGGCGGGTGATGAACTCAACCTGAGTTACAAGGTCAATGTGTAAATGAGTAGTGATATTGATTTTCGGTTAGCCCAATTTATTGATGTCGATCCTCTGATGGAACTCGTACAGGAGTTCTATCACTTTGATCGCATTACCTTTGATGACAATGTAGTTAAGGCTTTTATGGCTTTACTCAGCGATGAAAACTTTGGCTTGATTTTGCTAATTTGCGATCGCGATCGCCCAATTGGTTATGTAGCTCTCACCTTCTTTTTTAGTATGGAATATCACGGTCGCTGTGGACTCGTTGATGAGCTATATATACGCGAAGACTATCGTGGTAAAGGAATTGGCAAAAGGGTATTTGTATTGATTGAGGATTATTTAAAAAGCCAGAATATGCGATCGCTATCTCTAGTTGTCGATCATTGGAATAGTCCTGCCGAAGCGCTCTATACCAAGTTAGGCTTTCACCGAGAGAAGCGTCATTTAATGATTAAACACCTTACTTAAAAAAGTAAATATGGAATCCCAAAAGGATAAATGGTGGCGCAAAGCGCCACCATTTATCCTTTTAATGACAAGAGAATGATGCGAAGCATCATTCTCTTCTTAGAAGATAAAAAAATACCCTTTCGGTCTAGTGAAAGGGTATTTGGATATTTTTGCGGAATTTTAATGAACGGGTAATAGCACAAAGATACAACCCATTAAGTCCTAACTATACCCACCTGTCCATAAAAATTGCAGTTCCATCAAATTTTCCAGTTTTTCCTCATGCGATTACCCACGAGTACAAAGATAGGTAAAGCTAGATTATTTTCCCCACCGAAGGTGGGGAAAATAATCTATACAAGTCCTAAAGATGATGCCACCAAATGTCCACAGGCAAAGCCCGAAAATGCTACTGCATTTAAACCTTGTCCAGGGAAAGTGCTATCACCCACACAATATAAATCAGGAATTGAAGTCCGATTAAAAGGCATTCCCAATAGTCCTAAAGGTTTACCTGTAGGAATTGGTCCATAGGTTCCATCGGCACGACCGAGGAAGCGACGATGACTGCGAGGTGTGCCCACTTCTTGATAGTCGAGGCAATCTTCTAATTTGGGGAAAATCGCTAACAGGCGATCGCATAATTTTCTCGCTGCCTCATTTTTCTTCGCTTCATATTCTGAAGGTGATAAACCTTCCCATTCAATCATCCAGCTAGGTGTAAAGGTATGCACAATGTGATGACCTTCAGGGGCAAGGGAGCGATCGAGTAATGTGGGAATCGACACAAAAATCGTGCCTTGTTCTTTCTGCATATCGTTCCAATCTTCCAGCAAGATATGGTGACAAGCTGCATCATCGGGAATAGCGGAAGCTTCAACACCAAGATGCAAGCTCAAGAAACTAGGAGATTTTTGATAGCGCGATTGCCATCCTTTCTCACCACTTGGCAAAGGTTCATCCTTGAGCAAGTTCCCAAAGGTATCCCAACGTGTGGCATTAGAAACAACCTTCTTCGCATAGAGAGTTTCACCACTCGCCAGCTTTACACCGATCGCCCCTTTACCCGATTTAGCTTGGGGAATAATCTGGGTCACTCTTGCTCCATAGCGAATTTCACCACCCGCTTTGTCCAAACCTTCCGCTAATTTTTCAGCAATCTTACCCACGCCACCGACGGGATAGTTAATGCCGCCATAGTGGCGATCGCTAAACACCATCCCTGCATTAATCGCAGGAGTGCGATCAGCAGGAACCACTGACCAGCAATAGCATTCCATATCAATGAATTGCAACAACTCAGGATCGCGAATATATTTCTTGGCGATATCTCCTGCATTTTGGGGCAAATAAGCAGCTAAGCCTAAGCAAGCAAGAGGATTCTGGAAAAATACCCGCATCAAGTAGCGCCATTCCTCAAGGGACAGCAACTCGATCGCATTTAAGCAATTAAAAATCTTCCAACATTCATCGTAAAACTTACGAATCCCCTCACGCTCATGGGGAAAGCGATCGCCTAATTCTTTAATAAATTGCTCATAATCACGATGCACTTCGATTTCGAGATTATTTGGCAAGTGGTAATGGATCTGCACGGGATCGGGAATCGTTTCCATTTTCATATTTACCGCCGCTAGCGCACGGGTGAGGAGATTGGTCGTACCGCGATCGCCAAAGCCAAATATCATCGATGCACCCACATCAAAACGGTAGCCATTGCGCTCAAAGTAACCACCACTACCCCCTGCAATCAAGTAGCGTTCTAGGACAATTACACTTGCCCCCTTCGCCGCCAATTGGGTCGCGGTGACTAATCCACCAATCCCTGAGCCAATTACAATTACATCCGCATTGAGTGTTTGCGTCATTACATTTCTTAATCAAAATCTCTAACTACTATACAGCGCTTCGTGCTGATCTAAAACCACAAGAAATTTGGGAAATGCTTACAAAGTAAGCATTTCCCAAATTTCTTAGGGTTTAGAAACTTTAGGAAATTAAAGAGCCGAGCCTCAACATAGCTTTTTAATTTCACTGTTTGTTTCTTATTAAGTTTTGCATATCAAGTTTTAAGAATCGATCAACTGCTTGATACATCCAATAGAGAGGCATTTTGGGATCGGCATTAGTCTTTTGAAATCCCAATGCTAGACATAGTTCTGCATAACTGGGATGAATAATTAACGTATACATATCCCACAGGTTCGGAAAATCTTGCTGCATTTTCTGCATGGTTTTCTGAGCATCTAGCAGAAGTTCCATTTGGGCTGCTTGTCGATAGTCACTATCAATCACCCAACTTCTCACAAAAAGAGATCGACAATTTACATCTCCTGCCAAAGCCATTTGAAATGGATCGACATCCGCAACTTGGCTCAGATGCAGCCCTCGACTAGGTGGTTCAAAAAATTTAACTTCTGACTCGCGTTTGGTGGGATAGAACGCATAAAATCCAACAGGGTTCTGATTATCGCTGCGACGTAATACCCTTAAGCCTGTTGTGTATTGACTTGCCCAATCCCGCAGAATATTCGCAATGCGATAGGTGACCGCATCGTTATTACGATTGAGCCAGTTATAATTATTCGCTAACAAATTTGCGATCGGAATCGCATCACTACGAGGATCAAAGACATCGATCGCAAAGCTTATATTGATATGCTTAGCATCACTTTTCAGTAAATCTGGCATTGCATGAAATTTCACTTGAGTGCAGTTGCCATCAAATTGCTTTTGAATTAATCCTAAATCGACTAACTTATTCAGCATCATTCCCGCAGCGCGATCGCCGCCACGCTCTCGATCACTATAAAACACATCTGCGGCTTCAAGGCAACTGCACTCCACCCATCCCTGTGGAAAGGATAACTCTGTCATTGGTGGTTTTGGAAGTTCCTTGCGAGATTTGCAATCTTTCAAAAATAGATAGAGCGCTAGTCGCACAAAACAATCGGCTCTGCGCCTTGTCATTCCTATGCGTCGCAGTAATAAGTCTACATAATGGTTTTGGAGTGTTCGGGGAAGCCATTGCTCGAGGGCTTCGGGACGAAGTACTGGTAGTCCTGACATATTGGCAACCAATTAACTAATGGTTTTACATTGTGCTTTTGATACAAGGTAAAACTAATTACCAATATAACAAGCTTTTTAAAAAACTTCGCCCTACTTCGATCCACTTCATCAATCTTCAAGTCGATTCATGAGGCTGTGATCAAGTCATTCTCATTACATGTGTATAAGCTGCATGATTAAACCATGAGTTCTTAGAGAAGCTAATGGTTTCCATCTATCAGTGCAAATCAGTATTTCAAAATCAACTTCGTCCGCTAGTAAAACAATTGGCAACTTGGCAAATTTCTCCCAACCAAGTGACGATCTCGGCGATTTGGTTATCGGGAGTGACAGGGCTGGCACTTGTGCAAAGTACGCAAATTGCGAAGCCTTTTTTGCCTACTACTCAATCAGTTTTATTATTTCTGCCGATCGCGTTGCTAGTGCGTATGGCACTCAATGCCATTGATGGAATGCTTGCCCGTGAATATGAAAAGACTACTAAATTTGGTTGCATCCTCAATGAGTTAGGAGATGTTTTATCTGATGTTTTGCTTTACTTACCCTTTGCTCTACTTGAAGGCATTTTTGCCCCCCTGATTGTCGGGATTGTGATTTTAGCGATCGTCTCGGAAATGGTCGGGGTCTTAGGCTATGTGATCGACTATCAACGCCACTACGAAGGGCCCATGGGTAAAAGCGATCGCGCATTAGTTTTCGGTGTAATTGGTTTGATATTAGGTTGGGGAATTGAGCCTACTCAATGGTTAACTATCCTTTTGAGTGCTGTGATTTTTCTTCAGCTTTGGACAATTGGCAATCGCATTCAAGGAATGCTTCAGGAGGTGGAATCATGGAAATAAACTTGGCAACTCCAGTACTTTATACCTTTGCAGGCATTTTTGGATTGTTGGCGATCGCTTCATTTACAGTCCTCGGCTTAGCATTGTGTGATCAGCAAAATGACTATAGCGAACTGAAAGCCCGCATCAAATCTTGGTGGATTATGGTCTCAATTTTTAGCCTTGCCATATTGCTGAAACAACCTACTTCCATTGCCTTTTTTATGTTGCTCAGTTTTATCGCCCTCAGAGAATACCTCTCCCTTATTCCCACTCGTTTGAGCGATCGCCGAGTTTTACTTTGGGCTTATCTAGCGATCGTACTCCAATATTTCTGGATTTACATTGGCTGGTATGGCATGTTTCTGATCTTCATTCCCATCTATATGTTCCTATTCTTACCGATGCGAATGTTGCTCAATGGAGAAACTGAAGGTTTTTTAAATGCGATCAGTACGCTCCATTGGGGACTGATGTTAAATGTCTATACCATCAGCCACCTCTCCTATTTGATCATGCTGCCACTTAACGGAAATCCGATCGTAGGAGGGACAGGTTTAGTAGTTTATTTATTACTGCTGACCGAAATCAATGATATTGCCCAGTACATCTTCGGTAAACTATTAGGTCGTCACAAAATTGTCCCCAAAGTCAGCCCCAATAAAACCATTGAAGGCTTGCTCGGTGGCATTCTCACAACTACGGGATTAGCGATCGCCTTAGCCCCTTGGCTGACTCCTTTTGATTTACCCCATTCTGCTTGTTTAGGGCTACTGCTTAGCCTGACGGGATTTATCGGTGATGTCAATATCTCGGCGATCAAACGAGATTTAGGCATTAAGGATAGTGGCGCTCTCATCCCTGGGCATGGCGGCATTTTGGATCGCATTGATAGCCTTACTTACACTGCTCCTTTATTCTTCCACTTCACCGTTTATTTCTACTACTACGGGCAATTACTATGAAACGAATTCTTAGGATCATTTTCTTTCTGACCACAAAAATCATCGTCTTGATTCTGTTGGGATTACGCATCCAACATCGGGAGAGATTACCCGCATCAGGAGCTGCGATTCTAGTCGCTAACCACAATAGCCATCTAGACACCCTCGCTCTCTTGTCACTATTCCCATTATCAAAGGTGCAGCATCTCCGCCCTGTGGCAAACGAGCAGTATTTCCTCCAACAAAGTCCATGTTTAGCATGGTTTGCTCGACATATTCTCAATATTATTCCTGTCTCGACGGAAGCAGGTAACTGTCGAGAAAATAGTTGTCATCATCGCAATTTCTTTAAAAACTGTGCTGAGGCGATCGCTCAAAACCAGATCCTGATTCTCTATCCCGAAGGTACGAGAGGAGCACCTGAAAGCCTCGGTGAGTTTAGAAGTGGCATTGCTCATCTAGCTAAACAGCATCCTGATGTGCCGATTATTCCCATCTTTCTACATGGGCTTGGCAAATCACTTCCCAAAGGTGACTTTCTCCCTATTCCCTTACTATGCTGGATCTGCATCGGTGAGTCGTTGTACTGGAATGGACAGAAGCAAGTCTTCCTCCAGCAACTGACAGAGCGTATCCAGAAGCTATCTGACGACAGGCTAATTTCTATTTGAAGCAATTCTTTACCCACTTTTACTGATCTTCGAGAGTTTAAAATGTTACTACAAAAATCATCCCTTACTTACGAACAACTTCTCCGTCCTCTACCAATCTGGAATCCTAAAGCTTGGTACTACGGATTGATGAATCTTTCTCTCAAAACGATTGGAAAGCTCTCTCAAGGAATTCAGATTGGCTTTCAGTATGGTTTTGACTCAGGTGTGATGTTGGAGTATGTTTACAAAAATAGACCGAGTGGGATTACTGCCTTAGGAACTCTAATTGATTGGTTTTATCTCAACTCGCAGGGATGGCGTGGTATTAGAGAGCGATCACAGTTAATGAAATCGACTCTCCGCGAGGTATTACGCACTTATCAGCAGCAAAATATTCCCTGTCATTTGTTGGATGTTGCCTGTGGTGGTGGTCGTTACGATCTGGAGGTATTGCAGGAGTTTACATCTGATGCGATCGCTGCAACTCTGCGTGATTACAAATTAGAGAATGTCACCAAAGCTCGTCAACTTGCGCTGCAATTTGGAGTTACCGCCCAGATCGAGCAGGCCGATGCTTTCAATGACGCAGACCTAGATCGGGTAAGCCCTAGACCAAATGTGGTGATTGTTTCGGGACTGCATGAGATTCTGCCCAATGACGATCTGATCAAGCATCATTTCCAGCAGCTTTATCGAATTCTCGATACATCTGGCACATTGATTTTCACAATTCAGCCGCAGCATCCTCAGCTAGAAATGATTGCTCGCACTTTGCCTGCTCATACGGGGCTGCCTTGGGTGATGCGCGTGCGCTCTTGGGAACTAACTCGCCGATGGGCTGAAGAGGCGGGATTTCACAATTTTCAGGTACAAATGGAACCCAATGGCATTTTTGGAGTTGTTACTGCCAAGAAGAAACCGTTGATATAAAAGATAAAGGCAGCGCTTCGCGCCGCCTTTATGATTGAGTCAGATAGTCGCGTTGTGATTTCTCGTGCTGATCAAACCTAGAGCGATCCCATAATTGGAAAATTCCTAAATTTTCTGGTTCAAGATATCGAAATCAGTTGGAAACACTTCTGTAATAACTTGAAGGATTACGTCAGAAATATCCCAATGATTACAAGTAGAAAAATGCCACAAAGCGTCTAGATTCGATCTCTAATTATTTAGAAAGTACAACTTCGCTGCACTTTCTAAAATTTCTTTGTTGATTATTCAGCGCACTGTGTTGTAACAGCTATGCGATCGCGTCAAATTGGGGCAATAAAGTGAGAAACTTATCCTTGGTGAATTGCAAACAGTTGAGCTACAAGTTTGAAACAAAAATCTTCAAAGCGATCGTCGTATTGGCAGATGCGGGATTACGTGTATCCCCAGCGTTTTCTGATCGCTAAAGCCTTTTTATGCACCTTAGTCTTTATCGGCACAATGCCTCTCCTTGCAGAATTACTGAGGCGTGTCGCGCCAGCTTTGGGTAAAGGCGATGTGAATGGCATTTTGCAACTCTCGGCTTTCACTGTAGTCATGTTTATATTTCGGGGCTTGGGGCAGTATGGGCAAGACTCGATGATGTCGCAAGCGGCTCTAAACGCAGCAAGGGATCTGCGCGTTGATGTCTATACCCATTTGCAAACCCTTGATCTGGATTATTTTGCCGAATCGCGAACTGGTGACTTGTCCTATCGCCTCACCGAGGATATTGATCGCATTGGTGAGGTCATCGGCAAATTCTTTCATCAATTTGTGCCGTCAGTATTGCAATTGATTTTTGTGCTGGCGTACATGATCTATTTGAATTGGATTTTGACGCTGTCTACGCTAGCAGTCGCACCTTTAATTGCTTTGCTAATCGCATGGTTTGGCGAAAGGATGTTAAGTCTTAGCCGCCGCAGTCAAGCTCAAGTCTCTAATCTCGCGGCGCTGCTGTCCGAAATTTTTAGCGGGATTCGCCTTGTGCGTGCCTTTGCCACCGAATCCTATGAAATCGCAAGGTTCAAAGAGGAAGCGGATCTTAATAGCCGCCGCAAATATGCCGCCGATCGCGTTAGAGCGATTCAATATCCCGTCGTTGGTTTTTTGGAAGCCGCAGGAATTTGCTTCTTGTTTTTATTGGCAGGTTGGTTAATTGCTAACAATTGGTTGCAACCAGAAGAGTTTGTTGCTTTTGGTACAGGTGTGGCTTTATTGATTGATCCCATTTCTAATACCACCAATAGCTACAACGAACTCAAGCAAGCGGAAGCTTCCGTCGATCGCATTTTCGAGATGTTTGAAATTCAGCCTGTCGTTACCGAGAAGCCCAATGCGATCGCCCTTCCTGAAGTTACAGGCAAAGTGGAATATATTAACGTGGGCTTCCATTATCAAAGCGATCGCCCAGTGTTGACAGATATTAATCTTGTCGCCAATAAAGGCGAAGCGATCGCCTTGGTCGGTGCATCAGGTGCAGGAAAATCCACCTTGATGAGTCTCTTGATGCGGTTCCATGATGTCAAGTCTGGACAGATTCTCATTGATGGCTATGACATTCGCGATATCCAAATCAAAAGCCTGCGCCGTCAGTTAGCTCTTGTGCCGCAGGAAAACATTCTCTTCTCAGGAACCGTTGCCTCGAATATTGCTTTCGGTCAGAAGGATTATGATACTCAAGCAGTAGAGAATGCGGCAAAAATTGCCAATGCCCATGATTTCATTATGGAACTTCCTCAAGGTTACGATACTTGGGTGGGAGAGCGTGGGGTGAATCTCTCTGGTGGTCAGCGTCAACGGATTTCCATCGCTAGAGCCGTTCTCCATAACCCCAAGATTCTAATTCTCGATGAAGCAACTTCGGCGCTCGACACAGAATCCGAAAGCCTTGTCCAAGAAGCATTACAGCGCTTAATGCAAGGTCGCACCGTATTCATCATCGCCCACCGCTTAGCAACCATTAGAAATAGCGATCGCATCATCG includes:
- a CDS encoding class I SAM-dependent methyltransferase family protein — protein: MLLQKSSLTYEQLLRPLPIWNPKAWYYGLMNLSLKTIGKLSQGIQIGFQYGFDSGVMLEYVYKNRPSGITALGTLIDWFYLNSQGWRGIRERSQLMKSTLREVLRTYQQQNIPCHLLDVACGGGRYDLEVLQEFTSDAIAATLRDYKLENVTKARQLALQFGVTAQIEQADAFNDADLDRVSPRPNVVIVSGLHEILPNDDLIKHHFQQLYRILDTSGTLIFTIQPQHPQLEMIARTLPAHTGLPWVMRVRSWELTRRWAEEAGFHNFQVQMEPNGIFGVVTAKKKPLI
- a CDS encoding CDP-alcohol phosphatidyltransferase family protein, translating into MVSIYQCKSVFQNQLRPLVKQLATWQISPNQVTISAIWLSGVTGLALVQSTQIAKPFLPTTQSVLLFLPIALLVRMALNAIDGMLAREYEKTTKFGCILNELGDVLSDVLLYLPFALLEGIFAPLIVGIVILAIVSEMVGVLGYVIDYQRHYEGPMGKSDRALVFGVIGLILGWGIEPTQWLTILLSAVIFLQLWTIGNRIQGMLQEVESWK
- a CDS encoding GNAT family N-acetyltransferase; this translates as MSSDIDFRLAQFIDVDPLMELVQEFYHFDRITFDDNVVKAFMALLSDENFGLILLICDRDRPIGYVALTFFFSMEYHGRCGLVDELYIREDYRGKGIGKRVFVLIEDYLKSQNMRSLSLVVDHWNSPAEALYTKLGFHREKRHLMIKHLT
- a CDS encoding phosphatidate cytidylyltransferase, producing MEINLATPVLYTFAGIFGLLAIASFTVLGLALCDQQNDYSELKARIKSWWIMVSIFSLAILLKQPTSIAFFMLLSFIALREYLSLIPTRLSDRRVLLWAYLAIVLQYFWIYIGWYGMFLIFIPIYMFLFLPMRMLLNGETEGFLNAISTLHWGLMLNVYTISHLSYLIMLPLNGNPIVGGTGLVVYLLLLTEINDIAQYIFGKLLGRHKIVPKVSPNKTIEGLLGGILTTTGLAIALAPWLTPFDLPHSACLGLLLSLTGFIGDVNISAIKRDLGIKDSGALIPGHGGILDRIDSLTYTAPLFFHFTVYFYYYGQLL
- a CDS encoding lysophospholipid acyltransferase family protein gives rise to the protein MKRILRIIFFLTTKIIVLILLGLRIQHRERLPASGAAILVANHNSHLDTLALLSLFPLSKVQHLRPVANEQYFLQQSPCLAWFARHILNIIPVSTEAGNCRENSCHHRNFFKNCAEAIAQNQILILYPEGTRGAPESLGEFRSGIAHLAKQHPDVPIIPIFLHGLGKSLPKGDFLPIPLLCWICIGESLYWNGQKQVFLQQLTERIQKLSDDRLISI
- a CDS encoding ABC transporter ATP-binding protein; the encoded protein is MRDYVYPQRFLIAKAFLCTLVFIGTMPLLAELLRRVAPALGKGDVNGILQLSAFTVVMFIFRGLGQYGQDSMMSQAALNAARDLRVDVYTHLQTLDLDYFAESRTGDLSYRLTEDIDRIGEVIGKFFHQFVPSVLQLIFVLAYMIYLNWILTLSTLAVAPLIALLIAWFGERMLSLSRRSQAQVSNLAALLSEIFSGIRLVRAFATESYEIARFKEEADLNSRRKYAADRVRAIQYPVVGFLEAAGICFLFLLAGWLIANNWLQPEEFVAFGTGVALLIDPISNTTNSYNELKQAEASVDRIFEMFEIQPVVTEKPNAIALPEVTGKVEYINVGFHYQSDRPVLTDINLVANKGEAIALVGASGAGKSTLMSLLMRFHDVKSGQILIDGYDIRDIQIKSLRRQLALVPQENILFSGTVASNIAFGQKDYDTQAVENAAKIANAHDFIMELPQGYDTWVGERGVNLSGGQRQRISIARAVLHNPKILILDEATSALDTESESLVQEALQRLMQGRTVFIIAHRLATIRNSDRIIVLEQGQIVESGTHDELLQKSGRYAQLHSRQFDMIG
- a CDS encoding tautomerase family protein, with translation MAQTKIYGNADFIQQHRKVLSSTIHSCVVDALNYPSEKKFQRFFPLQAEDFEYPSDRSEKYIIIEILLFSGRSVEAKKSLYHLLFERLKEKLDIAPIDIEIILIEIPRHNWGLRGVAGDELNLSYKVNV
- the crtH gene encoding carotenoid isomerase, producing the protein MTQTLNADVIVIGSGIGGLVTATQLAAKGASVIVLERYLIAGGSGGYFERNGYRFDVGASMIFGFGDRGTTNLLTRALAAVNMKMETIPDPVQIHYHLPNNLEIEVHRDYEQFIKELGDRFPHEREGIRKFYDECWKIFNCLNAIELLSLEEWRYLMRVFFQNPLACLGLAAYLPQNAGDIAKKYIRDPELLQFIDMECYCWSVVPADRTPAINAGMVFSDRHYGGINYPVGGVGKIAEKLAEGLDKAGGEIRYGARVTQIIPQAKSGKGAIGVKLASGETLYAKKVVSNATRWDTFGNLLKDEPLPSGEKGWQSRYQKSPSFLSLHLGVEASAIPDDAACHHILLEDWNDMQKEQGTIFVSIPTLLDRSLAPEGHHIVHTFTPSWMIEWEGLSPSEYEAKKNEAARKLCDRLLAIFPKLEDCLDYQEVGTPRSHRRFLGRADGTYGPIPTGKPLGLLGMPFNRTSIPDLYCVGDSTFPGQGLNAVAFSGFACGHLVASSLGLV